The Constrictibacter sp. MBR-5 sequence CTTCGTCGCGACGGCGCGCGGCCCCGGCCGCCTCGCCGCCTTCGAGTTCAACACCGAGCAGACCTACCTGCTGGTGCTGACCGACGGCTGGATCGACGTCCTGCGCGAGGGCGAGCCGGTCGCCGCCGTGGCGTCGCCCTGGACGGCGGCACACCTGCCGCAGTTGGTCTGGACCCAGTCCGCCGACACGCTTCTGGTGGTGCATCCGGATCTGCCGCCCCGCCGCGTCAGCCGCACGTCGGAAAGCGTGTGGACGATCGCCCCGTGGGCGTTCGTCGAGGAGGACGGGCTGCTGCGCGTGCCGTTCCAGCGCTTCGCCGCCGACGCGGTGACCCTGACGCCCGGCGGCACGACCGGCACCGTCACCCTGACCGCCTCGGCCGATCACTTCGTCGCCGACCATGTCGGCCTCCGCTTCCGGCTGAAGCGCAGGCAGGTCGAGATCGCCACGGTCGTCTCGCCCACCCAGGCGACGGCGACGGTGAAGGAGGACCTGGAAGACACCGCCGCCACCACGGACTGGGACGAGGCCGCCTTCTCCGCCGTCCGCGGCTGGCCGGCTTCGGTGTGCTTCCACCAGGACCGGCTCGTCCTCGGCGGCAGCCGCGACCAGCCGAACCGGCTGTGGCTGTCGAAATCGGGCGAGTTCTTCAACTTCGACCTGGGCACCGGGCTGGACGACGAGGCGATCGAGTTCCCGATCCTGTCGGACCAGGTGAACGCCATCCGCGCCGTCTTCTCCGGCCGCCACCTGCAGGTCTTCACCTCGGGCGCCGAGTGGATGGTCACCGGCGAACCGCTGACCCCGGCGGCACTGCAGGTCCGCCGGCAGACGCGCGTCGGTTCGGTTGTCGCCCGACAGGTGCCGCCGCGCGACGTCGACGGTGCCACCCTGTTCGCGGCGCGCAGCGGGCGCGAGCTGCGCGAGTTCCTGTTCGCCGACATCGAGCAGGCCTATCAGGCGACCGACCTGGCGCTGCTCGCCCGGCACGCCTTCCGCGATCCCGTGGACCAGGACTACGACCCCGGCCAGCGCCTCTTCCATGTCGTGCTGGGCGACGGCAGCCTCGCGACGCTCACCGTCTACCGCGCCGAGCAGGTGACGGCCTGGACCTTCCAGTCGACGGCCGGCGCCATCCGCGCCGCGGCCTGCACCGGCGGCGACGTGTGGCTGCTGGTCGAGCGCGACGGCGCCTTCCTGATCGAGACGTTCGACGACGGGCTGCTGACCGACAGCGCGCTGACCGGCGAGTCCGAAGATCCCACCGACACCTGGAGCGGTCTCGACCATCTGGAGGGCCGCACGGTGCGGATCGTCGCCGACGGCACCCTGCGGCCCGACGCGCTGGTGACCGACGGGACCATCCATCTCGACGCACCGGCGCGCAGCGTCGCCGCCGGGCTCGCCTATACCCACGAGATCGAACCGCTGCCGCCGGCCTTCGGCGAAAGCTCGGTGCAGGGCCGGACCTGGCGGCCGGTGGAGATCACCTTCCGCCTGCTGGAGACCGGGGCGCTGCGGCTCGACATCGGCCGCGGCTTCGCCGACCTCGCCTTCCGGCGCATCGGCCCGGCTGGGGTCCTCGACGGGCCGGCCCCGCGCTTCACCGGTGACCGGCGCGTGCGCGCCATCGGCTGGCGGCGCGGCGACCTCGGCCCGGCAGCCGCACCGGTCTGGCGCGTGGCGCAGGACGCGCCGCTGCCCTGCACGATCCTTTCCGTCAACACGCGACTACAGGTGAACGACTGATGGGCTCTTCGATTCCCGTGGCCGCACTCGCGCTGAGCGGGCTCGGCACCATGGACCTGCTGATGCGCAGTCAGCAGCTGTCCCTTGCCAACCAACAGCGCAAGGCCGAGGCCAAGGCGCAGATCGCCCAGATCGAGGCAGACCGCGAGACCGAGGAGCGCCGCCGCGCCCGGGCCCTCGCCGCCGCCAGCGCCACCGCCCGCGCCCGGCTGGGCGCCGGTGCCGGCGGAACGAACGGCGGCTCCGGCGAGGCGCTGCTCGCCGGCCTTATCGACGAGAGCGAAACCGAGACGCTGGACGCCTTCGCCCGGCGCCAGCGCCAGATCGACGCGATCCGCACGGGCATCGCTTTCGACAAGCGCCGCAACCTGCTCGACCAGGCACAGCTGGTGAGCAGCTACATCCGCTGACACGGCCTTGCGGCGGGCTCGCCCGCGGACCATCCACCCGAAAGGCACCGATATGACCACCGATCACATCCGGATCGGCGACGTCTCGCCGCGCGTGCAGTATGCCGCGGACGGCGTCCAGACCGGCTTCGTCTATCCCTTCCCGATCTTCGCCGCCGACGACCTCGGCGTCTGGCTCGACGACGAGCGGCAGGTCGCGGGCTTCACGGTCGCCGGCGCCGGCGACGATGCCGGCGGCACGGTCACCTTCGACACGGCCCCGCAGGCCGGCGTCCGGGTGACCCTGCTGCGCGACCTCGTCATCGCCCGCACCACAGATTTCCAGGAGGGCGGCGCCTTCCGCGCCCGCACCCTCAACGACGAACTCGACTACCAGACGGCGGCCCTGCAGCAGCTGGACGTCGACCGCGCCCGCACCCTGCGCCTCGCCCCGGCGGACGAGGACATCGACGCCACCCTGCCGCCGCGCGCCCAGCGGGCCGGCCGGCTGCTCGGCTTCGACGGCTTCGGCGCACCCACCGCCGTCGACCTTGCCGCGGCACCGGCAGACGCCGCCGGCAGCATCGTCGTCGCGACCGGGTCCGCGGCACCGCGCACCCTGGCCGTACGCTTCGCCGACCGCGCCAACATCCTGGACTTCGGCGCGAAGCGCGACGGCACGACGAACGACCTGCCGGCTTTCCAGGCCGCCCGCGCCGCAGCCGGAGCGCAGGGCGCGGTGTGGCTGCCCGGGCCCGGCACCTACCGCTTCGCCGGCAGCCGGCCCGACCTGTCGGGCTGCGTCGTCGAGGCGGATCCGGGCGTCGTGGTGACGGTCGACGAGAACCCGAACACGCGCGACATGGCGCTCGCCACGCCGCTGACGGTGCAGAACCCGGTGCACCAGACGCAGCACCTGAAGCCGGCCAACCACGCCGTCCCGCTCGCCCTGCACGGCATCGGCACGGCGGCGGCCGCGGCGCTCGCCTGCGACCAGAGGATCGAGGCGCTGAACTTCGACGACGGCTGGACGCCCGCATCGATCAGCGGGACGGCGACCAAAGGCGCCTTCACCGGCACGCTCGCCGCCGACAGCGTGTCCTGGGAGGAGGCCTTCGCCAGCGGCCAGGAGGGCGTGTTCCTGAACCGCCCGCCGGTCGTCGGCGAGCAGTACGAGGTCACCTTCCGCGACACGGGTGCGGCGGCTGTCGCCGGCGGCTTCGTCACCGCCGTGCTGATCACCGACCTGAAGCGCTACGACTTTGCCCTGTTCTCCGGCCTGCCGCAGATGCAGGTGATCGAGACGCCGGGCGGCGTCGTGAAGGTGCTGGTCACGCCGAACGGCGGCGCCTATGCGCTGGCGCCCGCCGGCGCCTCGGTGACGCTCGGCCTGCGGCTGGTCGATGCGGGCACGGTGGAGGTCTACGTCAACGACTGGCTGATCCACCGGCACCCGATCGCCAACTTCATTGCCGATATCGGCTTCACCGCGAGCTGGCACGTCTCCGGCACGGTGACACTGCTCGATCCGGTGCGGACCACGCGGCATCTGCCGCAGAGCCCGCGCCCGCTCTCCATCGCCGTCATCGGCGACAGCATCAGCTACGGCGCCTGGGCCTCGCTGCCCTGGCCGGCGCTGCTGCAGGCCGCCGCGGTGAACCTGCCCGGGATTGGCCCGCTGAACGTCGCCTACCACGCTGTCAGCTCGACCGACAGCGCCTACTGGGCGGCGGCGGTCGACGACCTCGACCTCTCCGGCCACAGCCACGTCCTGGTCATGGTCGGCACCAACGACGTCCAGGCGCAGACGCCGCTCGCGACCTTCCGGGCGAACCTCGCCACCATCGCCGACGGGATCGTCGCGGCGGGCGCGGTGCCGATCTTCGGCGTCTTCCCGGTGTTCACCCGCAACGACATCTCCGGCGTCGTCGGCGTCGGTGCCGCCCATTACGAGAAGGGCGGCGCCTACCGCGCGGCGGTGAAGCGCTTCTGCGCGCAGAACGGCCACGGGATGGCAAACGTCGCCGACGCCTTCGGCACCTGCCTCGGCTGGTACAACGACAATATCCATCCCACCGTCGAGGGGCAGGTCGCCGTCGCCAAGGCGTTCGCCGCAGCACTCTGCCGCGCCGTCCGGCCACGTCCCGTAGCCGGCAACGGCAACTGGATCCGGCCGACGCTGC is a genomic window containing:
- a CDS encoding SGNH/GDSL hydrolase family protein, which gives rise to MTTDHIRIGDVSPRVQYAADGVQTGFVYPFPIFAADDLGVWLDDERQVAGFTVAGAGDDAGGTVTFDTAPQAGVRVTLLRDLVIARTTDFQEGGAFRARTLNDELDYQTAALQQLDVDRARTLRLAPADEDIDATLPPRAQRAGRLLGFDGFGAPTAVDLAAAPADAAGSIVVATGSAAPRTLAVRFADRANILDFGAKRDGTTNDLPAFQAARAAAGAQGAVWLPGPGTYRFAGSRPDLSGCVVEADPGVVVTVDENPNTRDMALATPLTVQNPVHQTQHLKPANHAVPLALHGIGTAAAAALACDQRIEALNFDDGWTPASISGTATKGAFTGTLAADSVSWEEAFASGQEGVFLNRPPVVGEQYEVTFRDTGAAAVAGGFVTAVLITDLKRYDFALFSGLPQMQVIETPGGVVKVLVTPNGGAYALAPAGASVTLGLRLVDAGTVEVYVNDWLIHRHPIANFIADIGFTASWHVSGTVTLLDPVRTTRHLPQSPRPLSIAVIGDSISYGAWASLPWPALLQAAAVNLPGIGPLNVAYHAVSSTDSAYWAAAVDDLDLSGHSHVLVMVGTNDVQAQTPLATFRANLATIADGIVAAGAVPIFGVFPVFTRNDISGVVGVGAAHYEKGGAYRAAVKRFCAQNGHGMANVADAFGTCLGWYNDNIHPTVEGQVAVAKAFAAALCRAVRPRPVAGNGNWIRPTLLNGWTGFSPTHQEPQFRRRPDGMVELRGSVKGGTVATTAPIFELPPGFRPNVIRPFGVTTGDPTASAGELFVFPAGSNGGVALGKGSNTKLNLNGIVFEAEA